TAAAACATTGACGAGAGTTAAACTCTCTTGTTTAAGACTTGCTTAGCGTTTCGTTTTGTTTAGTTTTCAAAGAACAATCTGTTTCGGTCACCTCAGCGACCTTATTTATTATACTGTGTTTACTTCTTAAAAGCAAGTACTTTTTTAAAAAAGTTTTAACTCGTTTTCAGAAGCAACTTTTATATAATACCTGATATTCATCTTAAGCGCAACACTTTTTTATAACTTTTTTCAAGATAATATGTTGCTCAATGAATCAGCTTAATAAATATATCATCTTTTACAGAGAAAATATACTGGGATTTATAGGAAGTACCTTCTTATCTCTTATCTAAGTCCATCTTCGCGGGCCTTAATATATCCATAGTAAGCACATGTTCCATTCTGCTTTATATCTTTTACCTCAAACCCGCACTTCTCATAGAAACGGTAGTTATTTGCCGCAGTATGGGCAAACCAATCACCATGAGGAAGCTTTTGAACACATAACTCCACAAGTCTTTTACCAATGCCTTTCCCGCGATATTCTGAAAGAACAGCCAGATCCATGATGCTGGCAGCCATAATTTTATCAGAAATGACGCGGACCATCGCTATCATATTTTCCTCATCCCATACCCTAAAAGCCCAGGTGGAGTTTTGAAAAATCAGTGTGTATTTTTCTTTTTGCCAGGATGGTATGTCTCTTGCCCAGCCAGCATCTTTAAATAGAACCTCCACTTGCCTAGCCGGAACCCCATCTGTCCCTTCTCTGATTACGAGCCCATTGAAATACTGATACATTGCTCCTTCCCCCTTTATCTATTCCCTAAACTAGTTCTGCACAGCATTCGATATTCCTCCCTACGAATTCACTAAAGAAGGATTAAATAAAAGTGAACAGAATTATATATAAATAAGATTGATGAATCTATCCCCCAAAAGATTTATCTGAAATAAGAAAGGAACGTTACTAATGAACAGTCCAATCTAAAAAACCCATTCAACTAAAAGCTATAGATGAATGGGGGATAGACAATTGAATAGAAATTTCTACTTACTGATTACAGGCCAATCTGTTGCGAATATAGGTGATGTTCTCTATATGGTCAGCATTATCAATATGATTTTTGCGCGGACAGGATCAGCGACAGCAGCTTCCTTCGTTCCGTTTACAATTACCTCTGCCATGTTTTTATCGAGTCTCCTGACTCCTCTTTTGGTCGGTAAGGTCAGCTTGAAATGGTTATTGGCTGGTTCTCAGATAGGGAAGACTATTTTACTCATCGGATTAGGGGTGGCGTTATTATATTTATCTGAAGCAGCGAATTACGCATGGATATTCCTTGTTATTGGGGTGATTGCCTTTCTTGATGGGTGCGCAAACCCCGTTCGGCAAGCATTGATACCACATTATGTTGAACCTGAGCAGTTACTGAAGGCAAATGGAATTGGCGAAACGGCCTCTCAGGTTGTCCAAACAATTATGTGGTTCATCGGAAGCTTAATTTTACTGCTTTTAAGCGCCCAGATACTCGTATGGATTGTTGCCGGTTTATTCATTTTAGCTAGTACCTTGCTTTGTAAGCTAGATGATGTTGCCTCTTCTTCTATTGAACAAAATAATAAATGGTCTCAGTTGAAAAAGGGCTGGGTGCTACTGACTTCCACACCTGTTTTGCGCCAAATTGCTAGAATTGATATTCTCGAGACCATCGCCGGCACCGTGTGGATTGCTGCCATAATCTTGGTATTTGTGACCGAGGCACTAAACCGTGATCAGCTATGGTGGGGATTCATCAATGGGGCATACTTTTTCGGATTAATCATTGGAAGCATTTATTGCATCAAGTATGCCTCCTCTATCGAAAAAAATTTAGGCTCGGTTATATGTTGGAGCTCAATAGCCACCTTCCTTGTCACTCTGCTTTTCAGCTTCAATCAAATGCCAAGCATCGCTGTGCTCCTTTCCCTGTTAATTGGTACTTTCAGCCAACTAAAAAGCATTCCCCAGCAAACCATCATTCAAACGAGTGTTCCTAGGGAGGATTTATCGTCCGTATATTCATCACTAGGCGCCATCTCTACCGGGATGTTTGGTCTTGCTTCACTTGCAATGGGAATAGCCGCCGATTTGTTTGGCGTGAGAGCCGCGTTTGTTATTTCTGCGTCATTGCTTGGAGGAGCGAGTCTTCTTGTGTTTAAGCATAGACCGTTATTTGAAGGGAATGTGGAATAGGAGGGATTTTCATGCCCAAAATCGTTAGA
This DNA window, taken from Pradoshia eiseniae, encodes the following:
- a CDS encoding GNAT family N-acetyltransferase, which encodes MYQYFNGLVIREGTDGVPARQVEVLFKDAGWARDIPSWQKEKYTLIFQNSTWAFRVWDEENMIAMVRVISDKIMAASIMDLAVLSEYRGKGIGKRLVELCVQKLPHGDWFAHTAANNYRFYEKCGFEVKDIKQNGTCAYYGYIKAREDGLR
- a CDS encoding MFS transporter, which codes for MNRNFYLLITGQSVANIGDVLYMVSIINMIFARTGSATAASFVPFTITSAMFLSSLLTPLLVGKVSLKWLLAGSQIGKTILLIGLGVALLYLSEAANYAWIFLVIGVIAFLDGCANPVRQALIPHYVEPEQLLKANGIGETASQVVQTIMWFIGSLILLLLSAQILVWIVAGLFILASTLLCKLDDVASSSIEQNNKWSQLKKGWVLLTSTPVLRQIARIDILETIAGTVWIAAIILVFVTEALNRDQLWWGFINGAYFFGLIIGSIYCIKYASSIEKNLGSVICWSSIATFLVTLLFSFNQMPSIAVLLSLLIGTFSQLKSIPQQTIIQTSVPREDLSSVYSSLGAISTGMFGLASLAMGIAADLFGVRAAFVISASLLGGASLLVFKHRPLFEGNVE